The following proteins are encoded in a genomic region of Diadema setosum chromosome 10, eeDiaSeto1, whole genome shotgun sequence:
- the LOC140234332 gene encoding uncharacterized protein: MLQRLQLPPSTSQNPTLQLGQHVQRLPYCSQNPSQKPSQNPTLHLRQPHQQLLPTSRHSYTVEPQPPSIPHNISRGYNHLVSPDAWAALVVKVEALQDEVGKLQAWKSEEMERRPKDSSLEEVGRDPGSSGARPCVREAGASD, from the coding sequence ATGCTCCAACGACTGCAACTGCCCCCCTCCACCAGCCAGAACCCCACCCTCCAACTCGGACAGCACGTCCAACGACTGCCCTACTGCAGCCAGAATCCCAGCCAGAAACCCAGCCAGAACCCCACCCTCCACCTCAGACAACCACACCAACAACTGCTCCCCACCAGCCGGCATAGCTACACTGTAGAACCCCAGCCTCCATCCATCCCACATAACATCTCCAGGGGCTACAACCACCTTGTGTCCCCAGATGCGTGGGCTGCCCTTGTCGTGAAGGTGGAGGCACTGCAGGATGAGGTCGGCAAGCTCCAGGCTTGGAAGAGCGAAGAGATGGAGAGGAGACCAAAGGACAGCAGTCTGGAGGAGGTGGGCAGAGATCCAGGTTCGTCTGGAGCACGTCCTTGTGTCAGGGAAGCAGGTGCTTCAGATTAA
- the LOC140234248 gene encoding uncharacterized protein C16orf52 homolog B-like, whose product MDSFLKAAGVLYFLAVSLAVVSLALPEWVVSNEREDLRLGLLQHCQRIHGRPMQCNYRYPPDGPVSWLFAAVLILLGVLALTIGMVMIALSDKLPELRRYPKYLGLASWSLFCLAIVMFPAGFDLPLIGGESFLLPSSAKTGISYGLFFTGILCTVCGAVLALGRMYFAMIVWRGHT is encoded by the coding sequence ATGGATTCATTCCTGAAAGCTGCAGGTGTGCTGTATTTCCTGGCCGTATCCCTAGCCGTGGTCAGCCTGGCACTGCCAGAGTGGGTAGTGTCTAACGAGCGAGAAGACCTGCGCCTGGGCTTGCTGCAGCATTGCCAACGGATCCACGGCCGGCCCATGCAGTGCAACTACCGCTACCCACCGGATGGCCCCGTCTCCTGGCTCTTCGCCGCTGTGCTCATCTTGCTCGGCGTCCTGGCACTCACCATTGGCATGGTGATGATCGCACTCTCCGACAAGCTGCCAGAGCTGCGCCGCTACCCAAAATATCTCGGCCTAGCATCATGGTCGCTCTTCTGCCTTGCCATCGTCATGTTCCCTGCCGGGTTCGACCTGCCGCTCATCGGTGGGGAGAGCTTTCTCTTGCCAAGCAGTGCCAAGACGGGCATATCCTACGGACTCTTCTTCACCGGTATCCTGTGTACAGTGTGTGGTGCTGTTCTCGCCCTCGGCCGAATGTACTTTGCCATGATTGTGTGGAGGGGACATACATAA
- the LOC140234131 gene encoding prostamide/prostaglandin F synthase-like, translating into MAALDLSKIAGNLVKNFATGEMVALSSLWEKQACVIHFLRRFGUPSCRLGASELSSLKPQLDDAGVRLVGVGLEDLGAQEFMDGGFWQGELYIDQKHTTYQQMGFKKYSVLGILKAALSAKSRATLSEANKRKIKGNMKGEALQIGGTLLVSKGGEKVLLHFKQETPGDHVELQTVLDAFGIAGEAPSSGAEGGEPKKEVVCNDDVCQMK; encoded by the exons ATGGCGGCGTTAGATCTCTCTAAGATAGCGGGTAACCTCGTGAAGAATTTTGCCACCGGAGAG ATGGTGGCATTGTCGTCATTGTGGGAGAAGCAGGCCTGTGTGATCCACTTCCTTCGCCGCTTTGGATGACCCTCATGCCGGCTGGGTGCCAGCGAGCTAAGCTCGCTTAAACCCCAGCTTGATGACGCGGGCGTGAggctcgtgggtgtcggtctcgagGACCTGGGTGCCCAGGAGTTCATGGATGGGGGATTTTGGCAGGGAG AATTGTACATAGACCAAAAACACACAACGTACCAGCAGATGGGCTTCAAGAAGTACTCTGTGCTTGGCATCCTGAAGGCAGCATTGTCAGCAAAATCAAGGGCAACTCTCTCAGAG GCTAACAAGAGGAAGATCAAAGGAAACATGAAGGGAGAGGCCCTTCAGATTGGTGGAACTCTTCTCGTCAGCAAAG GTGGTGAGAAAGTTCTGCTGCATTTCAAGCAGGAGACTCCAGGTGATCATGTCGAGCTACAAACTGTCCTGGACGCCTTCGGAATTGCAGGAGAGGCGCCCTCATCGGGGGCCGAGGGTGGTGAGCCCAAGAAGGAAGTGGTCTGCAATGATGACGTgtgtcaaatgaaataa